Genomic window (Corynebacterium simulans):
TCGTACTTTTCGGCATGTGCCATCGTGTCGACCGTCAAGACGATTTCGCCGCGATCCTTGTCATTAGCGTTGCCCACGAAGAACCAGTTGTTCTGAACTGCCAGCGGCAAGATGGCGCGGCCGCCAGACTGCTTGCCCTTTCCGGAGATGGAGCCGTCCTTTTCAACTTCCACATGGGCCGCGGTAAATGGGCTAAGGCCCATCTTTGCCTTCGCCTCGTACAGGCCCAGGTTTGCCCGGCGCGGCGCGGCGTCGACAGGCACTGCGCCCTGGAACTCCTCCTTGGAAACCGCAAACGGCTTGCCGGTATCCGTGCGGATGAGGCTCGTGCCTTCCTTCTTGACCGGAATCGTCTTCGCGAACATACGCGGGGACTCAGGGATGCGGCCGGAGAACCACTTCATGAAGTAAAGAACTGCCAGCGGAATCAAAAGACCCAAGAGGACCGCCAGCACGAAGGCAAGGCCGAAAGCGCTCTTGCTCAAAGGCGTGGTCATCGAGCCCTTGAGTTGCAAAGGCAGCTGCGCTTCCTGGTTATCTTCCGCAGACTGCAAGCTCAGCGTTGGCTTCAAAGCCAACGCGCCGTCTTCCATGTTCTCTGCAGAAAGGGTGATCGGCAGCGTCGCCTCTTCGCCCTCACCAAGCTCAAGCGCGTTATCCACGGAATCGTGCTTGGACGTAACCTTGAGCGCATCCACGCCCTTCGGCAGCGTGGCCTCATCAGCGCCGAAGCTTTGCTCCGTCAGCCACACCTTGCCCGGACCAGTTACCGGAACATCGACCGTGACTTCCTTTTCCGTCATCGACACCACCTGTGCCGAGCCGACGGAGGGCATGTTGACCGGGGTAATCGTCAGCGGAGTTTCACTCTTGATGGGGTTGAGCTTGGAGCCCGGCTGATTATCGACGCCCTTCGTGGTGATGTCCACGCTGGTCACCAGCTTGCCCGCGGCAACGTTTTCGACCTTGTCCAACGGGATATCCACCGCGTTGCCATCCACAATCGGGGCGTTTTCGAGCAGCGTTACTGGCTCGCCCTCTTCGGGGACGAACTCCGCGCGCAGCGTGCCTTGGCCTTCGAGCTTGCGCGGCTCACCGCCGCCGTCGACAAGCTGTGCCTTAATAAATTGGTCGGAGTTGATGCCGCCGCTTAGCTTCTCACCGTTTTCGCGCTGCAGGTTGAGGTTCAGACCCGGAATCATCACCATGGATGCTTGGTACTCACCCTCGGCGCCGCCCTCCAGCTTGTAGCCAAAGGTCCACTTGCCGGCCCAGCCATCGCCGCCCTTCTTCATCGCGACGTCGACCATGCCCGGCAGTCGGTCATTGGTGGTGATCTCCACGTCAGCGCCGGCGACCTTCTTGGTATCCGGCTTCAGCTCTACCGTTTGCCCATCAGGGCCGGTGAGGGTCGGGATGATCTTGCCTTCTTCCACGCTGGTCTTCGGAACCGCGGACAAGCGGACCGGATCGACCGAGTTATCCAGGAAGAAATCGAATTGCTCGGTAAACGTGCCTTCTTTGTTCAAGCCACCGGAGGTAGGGATGAGGTTACGGAAAGCCGCGAACAATGCGGCGGGATCCTCACCGCCGTTGAAGAAGGCACCGTTCGGTTCGCCTTGGCCACAGCCCGCGCCTTCAGCCAGGTCGGTGAGAAGCTCCGTCTGCTCCTTCGCATCGCGCGCCGGTACGAGACCGACGTTGAAGAGGCGGATATTGGACTGGCGGAATGCGGACACCGTGGAATCCGGGGTGCACAAAATGTTGCGGGCTGCTGCGTTGTCCTTACCGGTCTCAACGCCCACGTAGGCGCCGTCGGTGAAAAAGACAATGGCGCGGCAATCGCTGCCATCATGATCGCCGAATTCTTTGAGCGCGCCCGAGTAGGCCAAACCGTAGTCGGTCTCTAGGTCAGAGGTGCGCTCCTTGTTACGGAAAGCGTCAATCTCCTTGTCCAAGGCGCCGGCGTTTCCGGAAACATTGGTCCAGCCGCCGTACTCGCCGGCCTCGGAGTAATAGCCTGAACCGAATCCGGCAAGCTTGACATTGATATCCGCGCCGGCGTCCTTGCCTAGGTTGGCCAGCTGATTGACGATGTCCTTGGTGGCATCAACACGGAAGTGAGAGTCATCGGTGGCGGGTTCGCCTTCGTAACCGATGAGGGACTGCGACTGGTCGAGCACGAACAACAGGTCCGCGGATTTCTTATCCGCGATACACGAGCTAAAGTCCGCGAGGTTTTTCTGCGAGGTCTCAGAGAGGCTGCTCTCGGAGGCCTGCGGTGCTTTATCCTGTGGAGCCTGTTCTTGCGGTGCTTGTTCTGCCGGCGGGGCCGCCTCAGGTGCCGGGGCAGGCGCTGGCGCCTCTTGCGCGGAAGCTCCCAGAGAACCTGCGAAACCGCACAACAGTGCAGTGCTGCTGAGAGCGAGGAGACGATTTAGTTTTCGCATTAGGCGCCCATCACCTTTCCTACGTAGAAGGCGATCTCCACCGCGGAAGCGATCACAAGCAAGAAGCCGCCGATCATGACGAGGCGGTAGACCAGCGTCTGGCGCGTGTCCTCAATGTAGAAGCTTTCCGCTTGGCGCCGAGTATTTTGCAGGGTGTATAGGCCAAGGAGCACAAAGGCGACGATGCCGGCAAGCACCCAACCTGCGATGGCCAAGCCAAAGAAAAGGCCCTGGGTTGCAGTGGAGGCCAATGGCGCGGCGATTACCGCGATTAAGGAGAAAATAGCGGCCACACCAGCGGCGATGAGCAAAGGCCACGGCCCCTTGGTGGGCATGGCTGGAGTGGCTGGGCGCGAGCTGCGCGGCGCGCTGGGCTGCCCGCCTGGTGCGCCAAAACCCTGGCCGCCACCTTGTGCGGGGCCACCTGCGCCAAACGACGGCGCGCTTCCTCCTGGTTGATTCGGCGAACCGAAGCTAGGGGAACTTGGGAATCCGAACCTCGGGCCGGCTGCATTGTTAGGGCCGTTGTTGGGGCCGCTACCCGCTCCGGGGCGCGGACCGCCAAACTGGGGCGATGAGCCAGGCGAACCAAATGTCATAACTAATGACCTTTTCTCAAATAGCGCTCCCCCAGCCAAGAGAGCAGCCAGGGAAACCAAAGGGAACAAAATAGGCACAAGTGTTGCAAGCAAAAGAATGCCATACTTAAGGCCTCATTTCGCCTCTTCCTTGGGATTTACCCTCCACTACCCCAGCGCCACATCGATAATGCCGGATTCAGCTGCACATATCTCGCTGGATCTACCTTGAGGATCATTCCCCAGTCTCCCCTAAGATGTGTGAGCATTTCTGTTTTCTCAGGCCATAAGACAACGCCATAAGACGACGCCATAAGACGGCATGGCAAGATAACTGCCCATGACAGAAAAATCGGCAACCGCAACCACTTCCAGTGGCGAGAGCATCCGATTCATCCCGGTACAGTCCACGCTGTACCCGTGGCTGGTTACGGTGTTCGTCGTTACGTTCCTCATTTCCAACATCAATGCCACAAAGGGCGTCCAGCTCGGTCCGCTCATCACCGACGGCGCGTTCTTCTTATTCCCGCTGGCTTATATCGCAGGCGACGTCCTGTCCGAATGCTATGGCTTCAAGTCCACGCGGCGGGCGGTCTACATCGGATTCGTCATGGCGATTCTGGCCGCGGTGTGCTTCTATATCGCGATTTGGCTGCCAGCGGCGGATTTCTATGAAGGCCAAGAGGCCTTCGCCGCTACCTTGGGCCTTGTGCCGCAGATCCTCGCCGCTTCCTTGGCAGGCTACTTGGTGGGCCAGCTGCTCAATTCCTTCACGCTGACCCGCATGAAGGCAAAGTCCGGTGAACGCGGGCTCATCGGCCGTTTGGTGGCCTCAACCGTCGTGGGCGAGCTCGGCGATACTGTGTTGTTCTGCATCATCGCCGCACCAGTCATCGGCATTTCCACATTCAGCGGCTTTCTCAATTACGTAGTGGTCGGCTTCGTGTGGAAAACCCTCATCGAGGTGGTCATGCTGCCGCTAACCACCGTCGTCATCAAGTGGATTAAATCCCGCGAAGACTACGTTCCCAGCAGCTAACCCGCAAATACCCAGACCTAGAAACCCAGGGCTGGAACTGCAGCTTCCTGGTGAAAAGGGCGGCGTCGGCAAGCGCGAGAAAAGCCGAACAGGAGGTCTGCAGTTCCAGCCCTGGGTATTTGCGGAAAAGAGGCGGCGAGCGCAGGGAGGTAGCTTACTTGCCGGCGTAGTAGCGGCCCATGAACTCGTCGCGGTAGGCCTCGTAGTAGCCGCCGTCGATGGAGGCGCGGATGTTGTCCACCAAGCGGATCATGAAGGTAAGGTTGTGCATGGTGCACAGCGTGCCGGCCAGGAATTCGTTGGCCTTGAGCAGGTGGTGGATGTACGCGCGGGAATAGTTCTCCGAGACGTAGCCGCCGAACTCCTCGTCGATGCCCGTGAAGTCGCGCTTGAAGCGCGCACCCTTGAGGTTCAAGCGGCCATCGAGCGTGTACACGCCGCCGCGGCGGCCCAGGCGGGTCGGCGCAACGCAGTCGAAGGTGTCGGCACCAGCCTCGATCGCGGTAAACAAATCATCGGGCTCGGAAATGCCCAGCAGGTGACGCGGTTTATCCTCAGGAAGCTCGTCGCAGACCCAGCCCACGATGGTGCCCAGGTTCTCCTTCTCCAGCGCGCCGCCGATACCAAAGCCGCCGAAACCGCGCTTGCCGTCCGCCTCGGCAGCCTGGGAAAGCTCCACCAGACCGCGGGTGGCTTGGCGGCGCAGGTCCTCGTACTGCGCGCCCTGGACGACGCCCCATAGGGACTGGCGCGGCTTCTGCGGGCCACGCTCCTCGGTCAGGCGGTGGTGCTCGTCGAGGCAGCGCTGCGCCCAGCGGTGCGTTCGCGCGACGGATTCCTCCTGATAGGCACGGCTATCGATGAGGGTGGTCAGCTCATCAAAGGCGAACATGATGTCAGCACCCAAACCATGCTGAATCTGCATGGAGACCTCCGGGGTAAAGCGGTGCTTCGAGCCATCGATAACAGACTTAAAGTCCACGCCATCCTCGTCGACCTGCGCCATACGCTCCTTCTTGGCCGCGCGGATGTCCTTTTCGGTCAGGTTGGCCGTGTCCATGGCCAGGACCTTCTTGAATCCCACGCCAAGCGACATCACCTGGAATCCGCCGGAGTCCGTGTAGGTGGGGCCATGCCAGTTTTCAAAGGTCGCGACGCCGCCAGCCTCATCCACGATGTCGTGGCCCGGCTGCAGATAAAGGTGATAAGCGTTGGACAAGATAGCCTGCGCGCCCGTCTGGCGGATCTGCTCCGGGGTCAGGGTCTTAACCGTGGCCTTGGTGGCCACGGGGATAAAGGCTGGGGTCTGAATATCCCCGTGCGGTGTATGAATGGTGCCGCTGCGACCATGCTTGCCAGGACCAGCCTGGTCGAGGCGCGTGCGCACGTCGAAGCTCAGGTCAGTCTCTAGCTTGGGTGCAGGAAAAGGCGGCTGTTGCTCGATCATAGAGGCTAGTTTACGTGTTGCGTCGTATCCGCAGATGCGCCGCCATGCTCACGCTCCCACTCTTCTTCCAGAGCTGTGCCTTCGATGTCGAGGGAAGGCATGACCTTATCCATCCACTTTGGCAGCCACCAGGTCGCGCGGCCCAATAGGAACATCGTGGCGGGGACGAGGGACATGCGCACAAGGAAGGCGTCGAAAAGCACGCCTGCGGCAAGGGCGAAACCGAAGATCTGGATAAACGGCAGCGGCTGGTTAATAAACGCCACGAAGACCGAAATCATAATGATGGCTGCGGCCGTGACCACACGCGCGCCTTCGGTAAAGCCCGCGATGGTGGCCTCATCCACGGCGTTGTACTTGGTGCCATTGCCGCGTGGATAACGCGCGATGTGCTCGCGCATGCGGGTAACCAGGAAGACCTGATAATCCATGGCCAAGCCGAAAGTCACGCCGATCAGGAAGATAGGCATGAAGGAAATCAGCGGACCAGGCGCCGGAACCAGGCCGAAGAGGCCGTCCTGCCACACCAGAACCGTAAGGCCGAAGGCCGCGCCCACTGAGAGCAGGAAGCCCAAGCCAGCCACCACGGGGACCAAGACCGAGCGGAAGACTAGGAAGAGCAACAGGATGGCCAAGCCCACCACGATGGCGAGGTAAGGCAGCATGGCAGCCTCCAAGCGCTCAGTAATATCCAGCTGCACGGCGGTCAGGCCAGTCATGCCGATTTCCGCGCCGGTGACCTCGCCCAAGCGCTCGTTCTCTGCACGCAGAGCCGACGCCGTGCCGACGGTCGTGGGATCCGTCGGGCCTGTGGTCGGTGCGACCATGATCTGTGCCGCGGTCTGATCAGAGTTGAGGCCAACGATCTGTGCGTGCTTCACGCCGCCGACCTGGTTAAGTTGCTGGGTCGCGTACATGAAGGAGGCGAAAGTTGCCTTCTTTTGTTGGTCTTCGCCTTCTTGACCCTGGATCAGCGGCTGGAGGGCTGGCGCATCCGGGTTGGCTTCCTCACCGTTGACGATGACCAGGAATGGACCATTGACGCCTGCGCCGAAGCCTTCGGCCAGCAGGTCCGCGGACTTGCGCTGGGTGGTATCCGGATTCGAGCTGGTATCCGCCGGCAGCGCGAGCTCCATGTCCAACACCGGGGCGCTCAACGCGCCAAGACCCAACACGACCACGGCCATGACCAGGCCCGGGGCCTTCTGCACCGCACGCACCCAGCGGTTGCCCATGGTGGCGCCCTTACGGCGATTGCCCTTCCTATTCGGGTTGCCGGCGATGCCGGGGATTCGACCGGCAAAGGCTTTATCGCCGGCCAGGCCAAGCAGCGCCGGCACCAGGGTCAGCGCGACGAGCACCGCCATGAACACGGTGCCCGCGGCAGCCAAGCCCATGGCGGTGAGGAAGCCAATCTTGGC
Coding sequences:
- a CDS encoding MMPL family transporter, with the protein product MAKLLYRLGRWSFLNRWKVIIAWLVIFVAAVGATIALMKPMTSEYSIKGTPAIDATHRAAELFPESGNLASAPSVNLVFQAPEGQKLSDPQNKEAMQQVVDQITNELGIKDQQRWGNPLDVSPTLQQQVIEQFTSMGLPEETARKDADNLAMVNEDETIAYTTFNFDAESSYTVEQEDKDVVTAAMELGREKGLTVEAGGAGFGDEIKVNSTSEIIGLGVAFLVLIFTFGSLVSAGMPLISAVVGVGLGALGVMIATHWIELNNLTPVLAIMIGLAVGIDYALFIMSRYRQERSRMDGPEAAGMAVGTAGSSVVFAGATVFVALFALIVAKIGFLTAMGLAAAGTVFMAVLVALTLVPALLGLAGDKAFAGRIPGIAGNPNRKGNRRKGATMGNRWVRAVQKAPGLVMAVVVLGLGALSAPVLDMELALPADTSSNPDTTQRKSADLLAEGFGAGVNGPFLVIVNGEEANPDAPALQPLIQGQEGEDQQKKATFASFMYATQQLNQVGGVKHAQIVGLNSDQTAAQIMVAPTTGPTDPTTVGTASALRAENERLGEVTGAEIGMTGLTAVQLDITERLEAAMLPYLAIVVGLAILLLFLVFRSVLVPVVAGLGFLLSVGAAFGLTVLVWQDGLFGLVPAPGPLISFMPIFLIGVTFGLAMDYQVFLVTRMREHIARYPRGNGTKYNAVDEATIAGFTEGARVVTAAAIIMISVFVAFINQPLPFIQIFGFALAAGVLFDAFLVRMSLVPATMFLLGRATWWLPKWMDKVMPSLDIEGTALEEEWEREHGGASADTTQHVN
- the tgt gene encoding tRNA guanosine(34) transglycosylase Tgt; its protein translation is MIEQQPPFPAPKLETDLSFDVRTRLDQAGPGKHGRSGTIHTPHGDIQTPAFIPVATKATVKTLTPEQIRQTGAQAILSNAYHLYLQPGHDIVDEAGGVATFENWHGPTYTDSGGFQVMSLGVGFKKVLAMDTANLTEKDIRAAKKERMAQVDEDGVDFKSVIDGSKHRFTPEVSMQIQHGLGADIMFAFDELTTLIDSRAYQEESVARTHRWAQRCLDEHHRLTEERGPQKPRQSLWGVVQGAQYEDLRRQATRGLVELSQAAEADGKRGFGGFGIGGALEKENLGTIVGWVCDELPEDKPRHLLGISEPDDLFTAIEAGADTFDCVAPTRLGRRGGVYTLDGRLNLKGARFKRDFTGIDEEFGGYVSENYSRAYIHHLLKANEFLAGTLCTMHNLTFMIRLVDNIRASIDGGYYEAYRDEFMGRYYAGK
- a CDS encoding vWA domain-containing protein gives rise to the protein MRKLNRLLALSSTALLCGFAGSLGASAQEAPAPAPAPEAAPPAEQAPQEQAPQDKAPQASESSLSETSQKNLADFSSCIADKKSADLLFVLDQSQSLIGYEGEPATDDSHFRVDATKDIVNQLANLGKDAGADINVKLAGFGSGYYSEAGEYGGWTNVSGNAGALDKEIDAFRNKERTSDLETDYGLAYSGALKEFGDHDGSDCRAIVFFTDGAYVGVETGKDNAAARNILCTPDSTVSAFRQSNIRLFNVGLVPARDAKEQTELLTDLAEGAGCGQGEPNGAFFNGGEDPAALFAAFRNLIPTSGGLNKEGTFTEQFDFFLDNSVDPVRLSAVPKTSVEEGKIIPTLTGPDGQTVELKPDTKKVAGADVEITTNDRLPGMVDVAMKKGGDGWAGKWTFGYKLEGGAEGEYQASMVMIPGLNLNLQRENGEKLSGGINSDQFIKAQLVDGGGEPRKLEGQGTLRAEFVPEEGEPVTLLENAPIVDGNAVDIPLDKVENVAAGKLVTSVDITTKGVDNQPGSKLNPIKSETPLTITPVNMPSVGSAQVVSMTEKEVTVDVPVTGPGKVWLTEQSFGADEATLPKGVDALKVTSKHDSVDNALELGEGEEATLPITLSAENMEDGALALKPTLSLQSAEDNQEAQLPLQLKGSMTTPLSKSAFGLAFVLAVLLGLLIPLAVLYFMKWFSGRIPESPRMFAKTIPVKKEGTSLIRTDTGKPFAVSKEEFQGAVPVDAAPRRANLGLYEAKAKMGLSPFTAAHVEVEKDGSISGKGKQSGGRAILPLAVQNNWFFVGNANDKDRGEIVLTVDTMAHAEKYDELSEEINRSAPVLFEQVQFPAPKEPKAPKGPKGEQGAQGAQAPQNAPGANAPVQQFPGQPGQVQQPGQPGQQRGFGQPGGQGGFGQPGQQGGFGQPGNQGGQPGGFGQPGGQGGFGQPGNGPRGNNGGWPQGPSFGNN
- a CDS encoding queuosine precursor transporter — protein: MTEKSATATTSSGESIRFIPVQSTLYPWLVTVFVVTFLISNINATKGVQLGPLITDGAFFLFPLAYIAGDVLSECYGFKSTRRAVYIGFVMAILAAVCFYIAIWLPAADFYEGQEAFAATLGLVPQILAASLAGYLVGQLLNSFTLTRMKAKSGERGLIGRLVASTVVGELGDTVLFCIIAAPVIGISTFSGFLNYVVVGFVWKTLIEVVMLPLTTVVIKWIKSREDYVPSS